In the genome of Colletotrichum lupini chromosome 8, complete sequence, one region contains:
- a CDS encoding glycosyl hydrolase family 43 yields the protein MAPLINHLYTADPSAHVFNGKVYIYPSHDRETDIKFNDNGDQYDMADYHVFSTSSLDPLEPVVDHGVVLKTEDVPWVSKQLWAPDAAYKDGKYYLYFPARDKQDVFRIGVAVSDKPEGPFTPDPEPIKGSYSIDPASFVDDDGQGYLYFGGLWGGQLQCYQKGNEVFEKQWLGAQEPSGEGVYALGPRVAKLTGDMHQFDGEVQEIQILAPETGKPILADDHDRRFFEAAWLHKRDGLYYFSYSTGDTHYLCYATSESPLGPFTYGGRILEPVLGWTTHHSIVEFKGQWWLFHHDCELSKGVDHLRSVKVKEIFHDKDGKIVTEKP from the coding sequence ATGGCGCCCCTCATCAACCACCTCTACACGGCCGACCCTTCAGCCCACGTCTTCAATGGCAAAGTCTACATCTACCCATCTCACGACCGCGAGACCGACATCAAGTTCAACGATAATGGAGACCAATATGACATGGCCGACTACCACGTCTTCAGCACATCATCGCTGGATCCCCTCGAGCCCGTCGTCGACCACGGCGTCGTTCTGAAGACCGAAGACGTACCCTGGGTCTCGAAGCAGCTCTGGGCTCCCGACGCCGCCTACAAGGACGGCAAATACTACCTCTACTTCCCCGCCCGCGACAAGCAGGACGTCTTCCGCATCGGCGTCGCCGTCTCGGATAAGCCCGAGGGCCCCTTCACCCCGGACCCGGAACCCATAAAGGGCAGCTACAGCATCGACCCGGCCAGCTTcgtcgacgacgacggcCAGGGCTATCTCTACTTTGGTGGTCTCTGGGGCGGCCAGCTGCAGTGCTACCAAAAGGGCAACGAAGTCTTCGAGAAGCAGTGGCTCGGCGCCCAGGAGCCCAGCGGCGAGGGCGTCTACGCGCTCGGCCCGCGCGTGGCCAAGCTGACGGGCGACATGCACCAGTTCGACGGCGAGGTCCAAGAGATTCAGATTCTCGCGCCCGAGACGGGGAAGCCCATCCTCGCCGACGACCACGACCGCCGCTTCTTCGAGGCCGCGTGGCTGCACAAGAGGGACGGGCTGTACTACTTTTCCTACTCGACCGGCGACACGCACTACCTCTGCTACGCCACCAGCGAGAGCCCTCTGGGCCCTTTTACGTACGGGGGACGGATCCTCGAGCCCGTGCTGGGGTGGACGACGCACCACTCCATTGTCGAGTTCAAGGGCCAGTGGTGGCTCTTCCACCACGACTGCGAGCTGAGCAAGGGCGTGGATCACCTGCGGTCTGTCAAGGTCAAGGAGATCTTTCATGACAAGGACGGCAAGATTGTGACGGAAAAGCCGTAG
- a CDS encoding coiled-coil domain-containing protein yields MYIWICVRTQEGLPYLRHQHLQSRLIHFGAFIYGTQLKPVKMPSFTEPEHQSQSLPFEKPTPRPPRSPTVAKNIRSRNRRREYLERHPKYFSDAEHELADPLLYDSLVRKFQTPAEREVEGKAKGYSGVLESSLLRGEARLADLKSSTDDTTTSEPARDFTTEADLSKTKTKEEGLQRWHEFLTERFVRGHDEDFDYSLIDDNEDYDVMERRDAEEAWFDEEDPETSEQLLRGWLSRTSTVSCLRIKEKTKRRLEHMMASQSAVIIGVGRERENNIDDQALDPKRTYLHVLTSGFQTFPSHDAEQPVRPPRTLLTPWRKFIEPPLAQWCKRRRIVAMESQRLPISYRRGSNPTLPCDFGGKAWVARGLILKGARLSSKSKYDRNQVGRSKEVPYAVNMTSPGPAWHTRDWFCISQESPRFSPPTRGAGGGCAQDGVNRENALGKFKGRWLVVPCSTLPGQHHHFHIHPDA; encoded by the exons ATGTACATCTGGATTTGCGTTCGCACCCAGGAGGGACTTCCTTACTTGAG ACACCAACATCTACAGTCTCGTCTAATCCACTTTGGTGCCTTCATCTACGGAACTCAACTAAAGCCAG TGAAGATGCCCTCCTTCACAGAGCCTGAGCATCAGTCGCAAAGTCTGCCCTTCGAGAAGCCGACGCCACGTCCACCCAGGTCGCCAACAGTAGCCAAGAATATCCGGTCTCGAAACCGTCGTCGAGAGTATCTAGAGAGACATCCAAAGTACTTTTCTGACGCTGAACACGAGCTGGCAG ACCCCCTACTATATGACAGCTTGGTTCGCAAATTCCAGACACCAGCCGAGCGTGAGGTCGAAGGCAAGGCCAAGGGCTACTCTGGAGTTCTAGAGAGCTCCCTGCTCAGGGGCGAGGCTCGTCTTGCCGACTTGAAATCATCAACTGATGACACTACAACGTCGGAGCCCGCGAGAGATTTCACAACTGAAGCCGATCTTTCCAAAACAAAGACAAAGGAAGAGGGCCTTCAGAGATGGCATGAGTTTCTCACGGAACGTTTTGTCCGAGGCCACGACGAGGATTTCGATTACAGTCTGATCGACGACAACGAAGACTACGACGTCATGGAGAGACGTGATGCCGAGGAAGCCTGGTTCGATGAAGAGGATCCCGA GACTTCTGAACAGCTGCTGCGCGGCTGGTTGAGCCGAACCAGCACTGTCAGCTGTCTGCGCATCAAAGAAAAGACCAAGAGAAGACTGGAACACATGATGGCGAGCCAAAGCGCAGTCATCATTGGCG TCGGGCGTGAGAGGGAGAACAATATCGATGATCAAGCTTTGGACCCAAAGAGGACGTACCTTCATGTCCTCACTTCAGGCTTCCAGACTTTTCCATCCCACGATGCTGAGCAACCCGTTCGGCCTCCACGAACCTTGCTGACGCCGTGGAGGAAG TTCATTGAGCCACCTTTGGCTCAGTGGTGCAAGCGACGGCGTATCGTAGCCATGGAGTCACAAAGACTACCAATAAGCTACCGACGGGGTTCGAATCCTACGCTGCCTTGTGATTTCGGCGGTAAAGCTTGGGTAGCGCGGGGTCTCATCCTGAAAGGGGCGAGATTGAGC TCGAAATCAAAATACGATAGAAATCAGGTTGGACGCTCAAAAGAAGTGCCTTACGCCGTCAATATGACTTCACCAGGACCAGCATGGCACACAAGAGATTGGTTTTGCATCTCCCAAGAAAGTCCACG GTTCAGTCCTCCAACTCGTGGTGCGGGTGGGGGGTGTGCCCAGGATGGGGTAAACCGGGAAAATGCGCTGGGTAAATTCAAAGGCCGCTGGCTAGTCGTCCCGTGTTCCACTCTACCGGGCCAACATCACCACTTTCACATTCATCCAGACGCCTGA
- a CDS encoding response regulator receiver domain-containing protein has translation MPPVPSVPPPLGQRTVVHRTVPSQRKKKKPRPHSHAECDPPIPMGTAGDIRARLRAKFSRRNSAAPSLASNKSTGDAHNSQATDGTSLTRQSSAVASASAPRSRASSQHPPHTPISPLPSRSPTPHEPHHHLQTQPQSTTLQPPGSSHGDHLLQPKLKAITAEGSAAGAAEGEADSEEGQLPPQSSSSSKSHLLDHQQKQRHEPQINHDSHGDEENNFHDAPLSSDEVLVREENPIVTTTTGTNNEQRPASSASASNKVRDNSTGTGDDQDAHKPHPDLDLDRDSLAPMPPAASQGRLASELTASNDLRPAATTTTATTTTPPTAAPTTLNNLPSIHEDQTPPGFDEPKQRLHLSQSDHSHQPLPPKFGAAPTVTLQAVSAEDLNDDQHDPLSHALGTPTPLATAILPSSPLSSRPEAPPRRQSLIPNRQTTLIRNLLEGRVENEARPASADSLLPNIANMVTRKVWVRRPGASATLITVNEDDLVDDVRDMILRKYANSLGRHFDSPDLTLRICPREQRQDRMLGPEEPVGRTLDAYFPGGQNVEEALVIDIPARRTPRPSPRAPTHATTIYYNDEGRPSEAGEGYFPPVANAAALPSPNLPVPVVAPVTVPATHPAHPAHPVHPAHALTAHTQHSIAILGTGQVPPIPSPGGTRSRAYRERPERPRLGRTHTSSPTILNQVNAQSMAAAAAAAAHPTHSFHPRLPPSRTQSNTSEQSNAQPAAPPLPTPPAPEVQPARVATPPPRIASPRPASSRPKKKKTVDHPTLPAGILNGGVPPINVLIVEDNPINLKLLEAFVKRLKVRWKTAVNGRDAVTMWRTGGFHLVLMDIQLPIMSGLEATREIRRLERVNSIGVFSSSAGSAPEAPNGEPEEKDKLTNMELFKSPVIIVALTASSLQSDRHEALAAGCNDFLTKPVNFVWLERKVMEWGCMQALIDFDGWRRWKDFSQQNDEAEAKKSAALKTKAKKNRLSMTSVPA, from the exons ATGCCACCCGTCCCATccgttcctcctcctctcggC CAACGTACCGTCGTACACCGTACCGTCCCGTCCCaaaggaagaaaaaaaagcctcGCCCCCATTCGCACGCTGAATGTGACCCTCCCATACCCATGGGTACTGCTGGGGATATCAGAGCTCGTCTCCGGGCAAAGTTCTCACGGAGGAATTCGGCTGCCCCATCTCTAGCTTCCAACAAGAGCACCGGCGATGCTCACAACTCCCAGGCAACTGATGGGACGAGTCTCACACGGCAATCCTCGGCCGTTGCATCCGCTTCGGCTCCAAGGTCCAGAGCAAGCTCCCAGCACCCGCCTCACACGCCAATCTCGCCCTTGCCCTCGCGCTCGCCGACTCCACACGAGCCACACCATCACCTTCAGACACAGCCACAGTCCACCACACTACAACCCCCCGGCAGCAGCCATGGCGACCACTTGCTGCAGCCGAAATTGAAGGCAATTACGGCTGAGGGTTCCGCTGCTGGGGCTGCAGAGGGTGAAGCCGACAGTGAGGAAGGGCAGCTCCCGCCACAGTCGTCGTCCTCAAGCAAGTCCCATCTATTGGACCACCAACAAAAACAACGCCACGAGCCCCAAATCAATCACGACAGTCATGGTGATGAAGAAAATAACTTTCATGATGCACCTCTCAGCAGCGACGAGGTTTTAGTAAGGGAAGAGAATCCCATAGTCACAACTACTACGGGTACCAACAACGAACAAAGACCCGCAAGCAGCGCCAGCGCCAGCAACAAGGTCAGAGACAACTCGACCGGGACTGGGGACGATCAGGACGCTCATAAGCCACACCCCGACCTCGACCTCGACCGTGACTCGCTGGCCCCAATGCCGCCCGCCGCGTCTCAAGGACGCTTAGCTAGCGAACTGACTGCCAGCAACGATCTACGCCCAGCCGCAACAACCACAACCGCAACCACAACCACTCCTCCTACCGCAGCTCCCACTACCCTCAACAACCTCCCAAGCATCCACGAGGACCAAACCCCACCCGGATTTGACGAACCAAAACAGAGACTTCATCTATCGCAGTCGGATCACTCGCACCAGCCACTACCGCCAAAATTTGGCGCAGCTCCCACCGTTACCCTTCAGGCGGTCTCTGCCGAGGACCTCAACGACGATCAACACGATCCCCTCAGCCATGCCCTCGGCACCCCGACGCCTCTCGCAACCGCCATCCTACCGAGTTCGCCCTTGTCCTCCCGCCCAGAGGCGCCTCCCCGACGACAAAGTCTTATACCTAATCGTCAAACCACTCTGATTCGAAATCTGCTCGAAGGACGTGTCGAAAACGAAGCTAGGCCAGCCAGCGCCGATTCTTTGCTCCCCAACATCGCAAACATGGTCACCCGCAAGGTCTGGGTTAGGCGCCCCGGTGCTTCTGCCACACTCATCACTGTCAACGAGGACGACCTGGTCGATGACGTGCGCGACATGATTTTACGAAAGTACGCCAACTCGTTGGGCAGGCATTTCGATTCCCCCGATCTCACACTACGGATATGCCCGCGAGAGCAGAGACAAGATCGTATGCTTGGCCCCGAGGAGCCCGTGGGCCGTACACTCGATGCATACTTCCCTGGTGGTCAGAATGTCGAAGAGGCTCTGGTGATTGATATCCCAGCCCGGCGCACACCGAGGCCATCACCGCGCGCCCCAACTCATGCTACAACAATTTACTACAACGACGAAGGCCGGCCATCCGAAGCTGGCGAGGGATATTTCCCTCCGGTTGCAAATGCGGCTGCTCTGCCGTCACCAAATCTACCAGTGCCGGTTGTAGCTCCTGTTACCGTCCCTGCAACACATCCCGCGCATCCTGCCCATCCAGTTCATCCAGCGCATGCCCTCACTGCGCATACTCAACACTCGATCGCAATTCTCGGTACAGGCCAAGTACCGCCAATACCCTCGCCGGGAGGCACGAGGTCTCGTGCTTACAGGGAACGCCCAGAACGCCCTCGTCTTGGGAGAACCCATACCTCCTCACCTACGATACTGAACCAAGTCAATGCACAATCCATGGCGGCCgcagctgctgctgccgcacATCCCACCCACTCATTCCACCCACGCCTACCGCCTTCTCGGACGCAGTCGAACACTTCGGAGCAATCCAACGCCCAACCGGCTGCTCCACCGCTTCCGACACCGCCCGCTCCGGAAGTACAGCCTGCGAGAGTTGCGACTCCCCCGCCCAGGATTGCTTCTCCTAGGCCAGCAAGTTCTCGGcctaaaaagaagaaaacggTAGATCATCCAACTCTGCCCGCTGGCATATTGAATGGCGGTGTACCGCCTATCAACGTGTTGATCGTAGAGGACAACCCGATCAACCTCAAGCTGCTTGAGGCTTTCGTCAAGCGTCTGAAGGTTAGGTGGAAAACGGCGGTCAATGGCCGAGATGCCGTCACCATGTGGAGGACCGGAGGTTTCCATCTTGTTCTGATGGACATTCAACTGCCCATCATGAGCGGATTGGAAGCCACTCGGGAGATCCGCAGATTGGAGAGAGTCAACTCGATTGGTGTCTTCTCTTCGTCGGCAGGTAGCGCACCTGAAGCCCCGAATGGCGAGCCCGAGGAGAAGGACAAGTTGACCAATATGGAGCTCTTCAAAAGTCCGGTGATTATCGTGGCCCTTACTGCCAGCTCCCTCCAAAGCGACAGGCACGAGGCCTTGGCGGCTGGCTgcaacgatttccttacgaAG CCCGTGAACTTCGTTTGGCTAGAGAGGAAGGTCATGGAATGGGGTTGCATGCAAGCACTCATTGATTTTGATGGCTGGAGGAGATGGAAAGACTTTTCTCAGCAGAATGACGAGGCTGAAGCCAAGAAATCGGCCGCATTGAAGACGAAAGCAAAGAAGAATCGATTGTCGATGACTTCGGTGCCAGCATAG
- a CDS encoding tyrosine phosphatase yields MQDKDGIQHETSRDNTMTESRPKVDLPTPPFHQIPGLPNFRDAGGYPVDALPAGRIVKPGILFRSAEPSRLTDDGVARLQNLNITHVYDLRSAIELERLAKAGTSCDVREWPGATRIFVPVFRDMDYGPEAIALRYRNYSSNGPEGFTKAYTDILRAASEADHPNDPFHTILSHLASTEPPTPLLIHCTAGKDRTGIICALILSLCGVSDEVVAHEYSLTDIGLQDRREEIIQHLLATEAMKGNPEGARRMIGSRKENMLATLAALREEYGSVEAYVQNRCRLSPDDISRIRSNLVASADDGRKVVDWVSHTKYLL; encoded by the exons ATGCAGGATAAGGACGGAATT CAACACGAGACAAGCAGAGACAACACAATGACGGAATCACGCCCCAAAGTCGACCTCCCCACGCCCCCCTTCCACCAGATCCCAGGTCTCCCCAACTTCCGCGACGCCGGCGGCTATCCCGTCGATGCCCTCCCGGCCGGCCGCATCGTCAAGCCCGGCATCCTCTTCCGCTCCGCCGAGCCCTCCCGCCTCACCGACGACGGCGTCGCTCGCCTCCAGAACCTCAACATCACCCACGTTTACGACCTCCGCTCCGCCATTGAGCTCGAGCGCCTCGCAAAGGCTGGCACGAGCTGCGACGTCCGCGAGTGGCCCGGCGCCACCCGCATCTTTGTCCCTGTCTTTCGGGACATGGACTACGGCCCCGAAGCTATTGCCTTACGGTACCGGAATTACTCTAgtaacgggcccgag GGCTTCACAAAGGCCTACACCGACATCCTCCGCGCCGCTTCGGAGGCAGACCACCCCAACGACCCCTTCCACACCATCCTTTCTCACCTCGCCTCCACCGAACCCCCGACTCCGCTGCTCATCCACTGCACCGCTGGCAAGGACAGGACGGGAATCATCTGCGCCCTCATTCTCAGCCTCTGCGGCGTCTCGGACGAGGTCGTGGCCCACGAGTACAGCCTCACCGACATTGGTCTCCAGGATCGGAGGGAGGAGATTATTCAGCACCTTCTCGCTACCGAGGCCATGAAGGGGAACCCCGAGGGGGCTAGGCGCATGATTGGATCTCG GAAAGAAAACATGCTTGCAACGCTGGCTGCACTCCGCGAGGAGTACGGTTCGGTCGAGGCGTATGTCCAGAATAGATGTCGTCTCTCGCCAGACGACATCAGCCGTATCAGGTCAAACCTGGTAGCAAGTGCTGATGACGGACGTAAAGTAGTCGACTGGGTCTCACATACAAAATATTTGCTTTga